A stretch of the Nothobranchius furzeri strain GRZ-AD chromosome 5, NfurGRZ-RIMD1, whole genome shotgun sequence genome encodes the following:
- the si:ch211-154o6.3 gene encoding uncharacterized protein si:ch211-154o6.3 isoform X2, with the protein MKRQVEDALEALPSQTPPASKILKGETESKSLSTPAARQRKAGGDVAEAGGLQDGTAPAKVSHQRGDEWGGCPDSDTEQQLRQEEAEFTSLKASWEKARFRLRLLEGHNDIVTCVVAVDNLVVSGSRDTTVKVWHVPTATEMKNLGGHTGGVTCLSAPPPEYCRRLARSLSLSDKERFVLSGSADCYVKIWALSIGQCVKSVYTFNAVTGLCFVPEGDGYITTGSDGGKVQVWSWDTFQNCQSVNAHQEAVTSLQSQGPLVFSGSAEGGVSVWENRCSDRDPLRLLHHWSGQVTGLGGGCGGRLALSPRGDRVLLAYGRAWLKILHWRTGEVSRLTNHSSITGVTDCVHQTGGLLIGSSYDLANGEITLNLFSLPQCRYLASLTWPKAPRILCFAAWTTGSGDHRWVTGGRDLIVWEQLPSSGKQRGDVVVRRDSRMDSCLLESEGDTEGDEDTDDDEDNDEGEGRSPDSEEDGGSGSWLRCVLQ; encoded by the exons ATGAAAAGACAAGT GGAGGATGCCCTCGAGGCCCTTCCATCACAAACGCCTCCAGCCTCCAAGATCCTGAAGGGAGAAACGGAGTCCAAATCTCTGTCAACGCCGGCTGCCAGGCAGAGGAAGGCAGGAGGAGACGTGGCAGAAGCAGGCGGACTGCAGGACGGGACGGCGCCGGCCAAGGTGTCACATCAGAGAGGAGACGAGTGGGGAGGCTGTCCAGACTCTGACACGGAGCAGCAGCTGCGGCAGGAAG AAGCCGAGTTTACGTCCCTGAAAGCGTCCTGGGAGAAGGCGAGGTTCCGCTTGAGGCTGCTGGAGGGTCACAATGACATCGTCACCTGTGTGGTTGCTGTTGACAACCTGGTGGTTTCTGGAAG CCGAGACACGACGGTGAAGGTGTGGCACGTTCCCACGGCAACGGAGATGAAGAATCTGGGGGGTCACACCGGCGGAGTCACCTGTCTGTCTGCACCTCCTCCCGAGTATTGCAGGAGGCTGG CCCGGTCCCTGTCTCTGTCCGACAAAGAGAGGTTCGTTTTGAGCGGCTCTGCGGACTGCTACGTGAAGATCTGGGCCCTGAGCATCG GGCAGTGCGTTAAGTCCGTCTACACGTTCAACGCCGTGACCGGGCTCTGCTTCGTGCCAGAGGGGGACGGCTACATCACCACCGGATCAG ACGGAGGGAAAGTTCAGGTCTGGAGCTGGGACACTTTCCAGAACTGCCAGTCAGTCAACGCTCACCAGGAAGCAGTCACCTCCCTCCAG TCTCAGGGTCCACTGGTGTTCAGCGGCTCGGCCGAGGGAGGGGTGTCGGTGTGGGAGAACCGGTGCTCGGATCGAGACCCCCTACGGCTGCTGCACCACTGGAGCGGCCAGGTGACGGGCTTGGGCGGGGGCTGCGGCGGGCGTCTGGCTCTCAGCCCACGGGGGGACCGAGTGCTCCTGGCGTACGGTCGAGCCTGGCTCAAGATCCTCCACTGGAGGACGG GAGAAGTATCCaggctgaccaatcacagcagcATCACCGGGGTAACGGACTGTGTTCACCAGACAGGAGGCCTCCTAATTGGCTCCAGCTATGACCTGGCTAACGGAGAGATCACGCTTAATT TGTTCTCTCTGCCTCAGTGTCGCTACCTGGCCTCTCTGACCTGGCCAAAAGCTCCCAGAATCCTCTGCTTCGCAGCATGGACCACCGggagcggagaccaccgttgggtcACTGGAGGACGAGACCTGATCGTTTGGGAGCAGCTTCCAAGTTCTGGGAAGCAAAG GGGTGATGTCGTCGTGAGGAGAGACAgccggatggactcgtgcttgttGGAGTCAGAGGGGGACACCGAGGGCGATGAGGACACCGATG ATGATGAGGATAACGACGAAGGAGAAGGAAGAAGTCCGGACAGCGAGGAGGACGGAGGCTCCGGCTCGTGGCTGCGGTGTGTCCTCCAGTGA
- the si:ch211-154o6.3 gene encoding uncharacterized protein si:ch211-154o6.3 isoform X1, which translates to MGEVRKLQKKLRQIENLEIKISLTTEEKLKISRKEELRTRLAELQLQLSGPEQTLGIVGDGKKEKMKRQVEDALEALPSQTPPASKILKGETESKSLSTPAARQRKAGGDVAEAGGLQDGTAPAKVSHQRGDEWGGCPDSDTEQQLRQEEAEFTSLKASWEKARFRLRLLEGHNDIVTCVVAVDNLVVSGSRDTTVKVWHVPTATEMKNLGGHTGGVTCLSAPPPEYCRRLARSLSLSDKERFVLSGSADCYVKIWALSIGQCVKSVYTFNAVTGLCFVPEGDGYITTGSDGGKVQVWSWDTFQNCQSVNAHQEAVTSLQSQGPLVFSGSAEGGVSVWENRCSDRDPLRLLHHWSGQVTGLGGGCGGRLALSPRGDRVLLAYGRAWLKILHWRTGEVSRLTNHSSITGVTDCVHQTGGLLIGSSYDLANGEITLNLFSLPQCRYLASLTWPKAPRILCFAAWTTGSGDHRWVTGGRDLIVWEQLPSSGKQRGDVVVRRDSRMDSCLLESEGDTEGDEDTDDDEDNDEGEGRSPDSEEDGGSGSWLRCVLQ; encoded by the exons ATGGGGGAAGTGAGGAAGTTGCAGAAGAAACTGAGACAGATTGAAAATCTGGAAATAAAAATCAGTCTCACAACTGAGGAGAAACTTAAG ATCTCCAGGAAGGAGGAGCTGCGCACCAGATTGGCCGAGCTTCAGCTGCAGCTTTCTGGCCCGGAGCAGACTCTTGGGATCGTGGGAGACGGAAAGAAGGAGAAGATGAAAAGACAAGT GGAGGATGCCCTCGAGGCCCTTCCATCACAAACGCCTCCAGCCTCCAAGATCCTGAAGGGAGAAACGGAGTCCAAATCTCTGTCAACGCCGGCTGCCAGGCAGAGGAAGGCAGGAGGAGACGTGGCAGAAGCAGGCGGACTGCAGGACGGGACGGCGCCGGCCAAGGTGTCACATCAGAGAGGAGACGAGTGGGGAGGCTGTCCAGACTCTGACACGGAGCAGCAGCTGCGGCAGGAAG AAGCCGAGTTTACGTCCCTGAAAGCGTCCTGGGAGAAGGCGAGGTTCCGCTTGAGGCTGCTGGAGGGTCACAATGACATCGTCACCTGTGTGGTTGCTGTTGACAACCTGGTGGTTTCTGGAAG CCGAGACACGACGGTGAAGGTGTGGCACGTTCCCACGGCAACGGAGATGAAGAATCTGGGGGGTCACACCGGCGGAGTCACCTGTCTGTCTGCACCTCCTCCCGAGTATTGCAGGAGGCTGG CCCGGTCCCTGTCTCTGTCCGACAAAGAGAGGTTCGTTTTGAGCGGCTCTGCGGACTGCTACGTGAAGATCTGGGCCCTGAGCATCG GGCAGTGCGTTAAGTCCGTCTACACGTTCAACGCCGTGACCGGGCTCTGCTTCGTGCCAGAGGGGGACGGCTACATCACCACCGGATCAG ACGGAGGGAAAGTTCAGGTCTGGAGCTGGGACACTTTCCAGAACTGCCAGTCAGTCAACGCTCACCAGGAAGCAGTCACCTCCCTCCAG TCTCAGGGTCCACTGGTGTTCAGCGGCTCGGCCGAGGGAGGGGTGTCGGTGTGGGAGAACCGGTGCTCGGATCGAGACCCCCTACGGCTGCTGCACCACTGGAGCGGCCAGGTGACGGGCTTGGGCGGGGGCTGCGGCGGGCGTCTGGCTCTCAGCCCACGGGGGGACCGAGTGCTCCTGGCGTACGGTCGAGCCTGGCTCAAGATCCTCCACTGGAGGACGG GAGAAGTATCCaggctgaccaatcacagcagcATCACCGGGGTAACGGACTGTGTTCACCAGACAGGAGGCCTCCTAATTGGCTCCAGCTATGACCTGGCTAACGGAGAGATCACGCTTAATT TGTTCTCTCTGCCTCAGTGTCGCTACCTGGCCTCTCTGACCTGGCCAAAAGCTCCCAGAATCCTCTGCTTCGCAGCATGGACCACCGggagcggagaccaccgttgggtcACTGGAGGACGAGACCTGATCGTTTGGGAGCAGCTTCCAAGTTCTGGGAAGCAAAG GGGTGATGTCGTCGTGAGGAGAGACAgccggatggactcgtgcttgttGGAGTCAGAGGGGGACACCGAGGGCGATGAGGACACCGATG ATGATGAGGATAACGACGAAGGAGAAGGAAGAAGTCCGGACAGCGAGGAGGACGGAGGCTCCGGCTCGTGGCTGCGGTGTGTCCTCCAGTGA